A DNA window from Leptolyngbya sp. KIOST-1 contains the following coding sequences:
- a CDS encoding DUF4346 domain-containing protein: MTLPSSAQPTGTQPIDKAQRQALDDQLSKRYIELDPGGYFLIYLDVEQGLICAKHFANIINDKGLACDPATGKPLPVRGKVERVPTHIYSGRTAKELCIAIFEDPANPCPITYLDHAAYLGREFMRAEAALSAGASYVQD, from the coding sequence ATGACTCTGCCCTCCAGCGCCCAGCCCACTGGCACCCAACCGATTGATAAAGCCCAGCGCCAGGCCCTTGATGACCAGCTCTCCAAACGCTACATCGAGCTCGATCCCGGTGGCTATTTTTTAATCTATCTGGATGTTGAGCAGGGGCTGATTTGCGCTAAGCACTTTGCCAATATCATCAACGACAAAGGGTTGGCCTGCGACCCAGCCACCGGCAAGCCGTTGCCCGTTCGCGGTAAGGTAGAGCGCGTCCCCACCCACATCTACAGCGGTCGCACCGCCAAAGAACTCTGTATTGCAATTTTTGAAGATCCCGCCAACCCCTGCCCCATCACCTATCTAGACCATGCGGCCTACCTGGGGCGAGAGTTTATGCGCGCCGAAGCGGCCCTGTCAGCAGGCGCATCCTACGTTCAGGACTGA
- a CDS encoding adenylate/guanylate cyclase domain-containing protein, with protein sequence MAEPKHLAELETIEHRLRYLAPADLYAALWVDPSAQTLGQVFDHLRTLQHVLIDYVPRDVAQRPPCGPQIRHRWHRGSLLFTDLAGFTPLFAANAAAGQAGAEALLVILNDYFAQMVDLVSKAGGNLLEFTGDAMLVQFRHEAYQSEDGSAEMIQAVCAGLRMQRAMAPFAQLETAQGPLSLQMRLGIHPGPFVAADIGTPLRRAHVLLGPTVLAAKRTEGAGAVGRVCLSQTGCDRLTPAKAPFRLETNPAGGSLIIDDLSAETLGEYDLTLSRRRPPSSVLLDRSVPGLLGEIESSLQSLEPLASYLPRAVLQLLVNTAAARRIPPAFPTAAIAFVNLIGLPEAVDPNHPEDTDGIVSCFSTAFALINGAVERRGGILQKVSYHSAGSELLLHFGVLNGNTDAPQRAAETLLAIRAVVTRLRPPLRRGEPLPVTCHMGLTYGQVFAAEIGEPRGRREFNVLGDPVNTAARLMGQATPNQILLDAAAYRALALYDYPCTALGMRSLKGKALPQAVYSLAPE encoded by the coding sequence ATGGCAGAACCGAAGCACCTGGCAGAACTGGAAACCATTGAGCACCGCCTGCGCTACCTGGCCCCGGCGGACCTCTACGCCGCCCTCTGGGTTGATCCCTCGGCTCAGACCCTGGGCCAGGTGTTTGACCACCTGCGGACCCTGCAACACGTGCTGATTGACTACGTACCGCGAGATGTAGCCCAGCGGCCTCCCTGCGGTCCCCAAATCCGCCACCGCTGGCACCGGGGCAGTCTGCTCTTTACCGATCTGGCCGGGTTTACTCCCCTTTTTGCCGCCAATGCAGCGGCGGGCCAGGCTGGGGCCGAAGCTCTGCTCGTCATCCTCAACGACTACTTCGCCCAGATGGTGGACCTGGTCAGCAAGGCGGGCGGCAACCTCCTGGAGTTTACTGGTGATGCGATGCTGGTCCAGTTTCGCCACGAGGCTTACCAGTCCGAAGATGGTAGTGCGGAAATGATTCAGGCGGTCTGCGCGGGGCTGCGTATGCAGCGGGCCATGGCCCCCTTTGCTCAGCTGGAGACCGCCCAGGGGCCGCTATCGCTCCAGATGCGCCTGGGTATTCACCCAGGACCGTTTGTTGCCGCCGACATTGGCACCCCCCTGCGCCGGGCCCACGTGCTGCTGGGCCCAACGGTGCTGGCGGCCAAGCGTACCGAAGGGGCTGGCGCCGTGGGGCGGGTCTGCCTGAGCCAGACGGGCTGCGATCGCCTGACCCCGGCCAAGGCTCCCTTCCGCCTGGAAACCAACCCAGCCGGGGGCAGCCTGATCATCGACGACCTGAGCGCTGAAACCCTGGGGGAGTACGACCTCACCCTGAGCCGCCGCCGCCCGCCCAGCTCTGTGCTGTTGGACCGCAGCGTGCCGGGTCTATTGGGGGAAATTGAGTCCAGTCTGCAATCCCTGGAGCCCCTGGCCAGCTACCTGCCCCGCGCCGTTCTCCAGCTACTGGTCAATACCGCTGCGGCCCGCCGGATTCCGCCCGCCTTTCCCACCGCGGCGATCGCCTTTGTCAACCTGATCGGTTTGCCCGAGGCCGTGGATCCCAATCACCCCGAAGATACCGACGGCATTGTGAGCTGTTTTTCCACTGCCTTTGCCCTGATCAACGGCGCGGTGGAACGGCGGGGCGGCATTTTGCAGAAGGTGAGCTATCACTCCGCCGGTTCTGAGTTGCTGCTGCACTTTGGCGTGCTCAACGGCAACACTGACGCCCCCCAGCGGGCGGCCGAGACCCTGCTGGCCATTCGAGCGGTGGTCACTCGGCTGCGGCCTCCCCTGCGCAGGGGTGAGCCCCTGCCCGTGACCTGCCACATGGGGTTGACCTACGGTCAGGTCTTTGCCGCCGAAATTGGGGAACCCAGGGGACGGCGAGAATTTAATGTGCTGGGCGACCCGGTAAATACGGCCGCCCGCCTGATGGGGCAGGCCACCCCGAACCAGATTCTGCTGGATGCCGCCGCCTACCGGGCCCTGGCGCTCTACGACTACCCCTGCACGGCGCTGGGGATGCGATCGCTCAAGGGCAAGGCCCTCCCTCAGGCCGTCTACAGCCTGGCACCTGAGTGA
- a CDS encoding HNH endonuclease — translation MCLCLGKGSNDEANLALACRSCNLRKGNRFRGESSPLRSTTLCRQFPYNCPFRVIYTDSGLTTPNGQLTHCFSRRWG, via the coding sequence TTGTGTCTCTGTCTCGGCAAGGGTTCAAATGATGAAGCCAATTTAGCCCTTGCTTGTCGTTCCTGTAATCTGCGTAAGGGCAATCGTTTCAGGGGAGAATCTTCCCCATTGAGAAGCACTACACTATGTCGACAGTTTCCGTATAACTGCCCTTTCAGGGTGATTTATACGGATAGTGGCCTCACAACCCCCAACGGCCAACTTACTCATTGCTTTAGCCGTCGTTGGGGCTGA
- a CDS encoding ABC transporter permease produces MSYLLNQPGEVLTLLLQHLRMTGIALGVAIALAVPLALLVTRLRWLSVPVLGSLGVLYTIPSLALIIFLVPMFGLNATSVIVAMVLYTQVILVRNLTVGLAGINPAVLEAARGMGMSVSQRWWRVQVPLVLPVFLAGVRIAAIVAIAIATIGAKFNAGGLGKLLFDGIQTNRYDKIVAGSIAVAVLALAINGLLLALEHYAQPQRRLKQ; encoded by the coding sequence ATGAGCTACCTGCTGAACCAGCCCGGAGAGGTGCTGACCCTGCTGCTGCAACACCTGCGGATGACGGGGATTGCCCTGGGGGTTGCGATCGCCCTGGCCGTTCCCCTGGCCCTGCTGGTCACACGGCTGCGCTGGCTCTCGGTGCCGGTGTTGGGCAGTCTAGGGGTGCTCTACACCATCCCCAGCCTGGCGCTGATTATTTTTTTGGTGCCGATGTTTGGCCTCAATGCCACCTCGGTGATTGTGGCGATGGTGCTCTACACCCAGGTCATCTTGGTCCGCAACCTGACAGTGGGCCTGGCGGGCATTAACCCCGCCGTGCTGGAGGCGGCGCGGGGCATGGGCATGAGCGTCAGCCAGCGCTGGTGGCGGGTGCAGGTGCCCCTGGTGCTGCCGGTGTTTTTGGCGGGGGTGCGGATTGCGGCGATTGTTGCCATTGCGATCGCCACCATTGGCGCCAAGTTCAACGCGGGCGGTCTGGGCAAGCTACTGTTCGACGGCATCCAGACCAACCGCTACGACAAGATTGTGGCCGGGTCTATTGCAGTCGCTGTTCTGGCCCTGGCTATTAACGGGCTACTGCTGGCCCTGGAGCACTACGCTCAGCCCCAACGACGGCTAAAGCAATGA
- a CDS encoding cobalamin-binding protein has product MTQPHLRIISLIPSATEIVCALGLENFLVGRSHECDFPFAVKDLPVCTAPKFNPEGTSGEIHQRVSDLLTSALSVYRVDVGQLEALQPTHIITQAQCEVCAVSLGDVEAAVAELTASQPQLISLSPNRLADVWDDIYKTGVALLGEAGQVRAEAVLAGLKERVQVCRDRTAHLPSPTVACIEWTEPLMAAGNWVPELVALAGGTSLFGQVGQHSPWLTWDDLVAADPEVIVIMPCGYDLTVTRRESAVLAAHPQWPLLRAVQAGRVFLSDGNQYFNRPGPRLVDSLEMLAEIFHPAIAAYGYRGRGWQPFNSGLFQGSP; this is encoded by the coding sequence ATGACCCAACCGCACCTCCGCATCATCTCCCTCATTCCCAGCGCCACCGAGATTGTCTGCGCCCTGGGCCTCGAGAACTTCCTGGTGGGCCGCAGCCACGAGTGCGACTTTCCGTTCGCCGTCAAAGATTTACCCGTCTGCACCGCGCCCAAGTTTAACCCCGAGGGCACCAGCGGCGAAATTCACCAGCGGGTGAGCGATCTGCTCACCTCCGCCCTCAGCGTTTACCGAGTCGATGTTGGCCAGCTAGAGGCACTACAGCCCACCCACATCATTACCCAGGCCCAGTGCGAAGTCTGCGCCGTCAGCCTGGGGGATGTCGAAGCGGCTGTAGCTGAACTGACCGCGAGCCAGCCCCAGCTCATTTCGCTGTCTCCCAACCGCCTGGCCGACGTATGGGACGACATCTATAAAACGGGGGTAGCGCTGCTGGGGGAGGCAGGGCAAGTCCGGGCGGAGGCTGTTTTAGCGGGGCTGAAGGAGCGGGTGCAGGTCTGTCGCGATCGCACCGCCCATCTCCCCTCCCCCACCGTTGCCTGCATTGAGTGGACCGAGCCTCTGATGGCCGCTGGCAACTGGGTGCCCGAACTGGTAGCCCTGGCCGGGGGCACATCGCTGTTCGGCCAGGTCGGCCAACACTCCCCCTGGTTAACCTGGGACGATCTGGTAGCCGCCGACCCGGAGGTGATAGTGATCATGCCCTGCGGCTACGACCTGACCGTCACCCGGCGCGAGAGTGCGGTGCTGGCGGCTCACCCGCAGTGGCCATTGCTCCGAGCGGTGCAGGCGGGTCGCGTTTTCCTGAGCGATGGCAACCAGTACTTCAACCGGCCTGGCCCTCGCCTGGTTGACTCCTTAGAGATGCTGGCGGAGATTTTTCACCCGGCGATCGCGGCCTACGGCTACCGGGGCCGGGGTTGGCAACCCTTCAACTCGGGCCTGTTCCAGGGCTCTCCTTGA
- a CDS encoding glycine betaine ABC transporter substrate-binding protein: MALSRRWFSQACLGVAAALVVAACGGGGGDDVISVGSKDFTEQLIIGEMYALVLEENGFTVERKLNLGGTPVAQAAIESGEIDLYPEYTGTALLTVLKLPVSSDQQAVFDTVKQAYEEQFNLVWLEPSPMNNTQALAMTEERADALAIRTISDFAAQASNLTLIGPPEFEVREDGLPGLQAAYGNFSLGEYRAVDAGLRYRGLVDGQADVAVAFGTDGEINAFNLVVLEDDQGLFPPYQVAPIVSQAALEANPGIADALNQLSPLLNDEVMRQLNYEVSGNQREPADVAREFLLDAGLITE, from the coding sequence ATGGCGTTATCTCGACGGTGGTTTAGTCAGGCGTGCCTGGGGGTAGCGGCGGCGCTGGTAGTAGCGGCCTGTGGCGGCGGGGGCGGCGACGATGTGATCAGCGTCGGATCTAAAGACTTTACCGAGCAGTTGATCATCGGCGAAATGTACGCCCTGGTGCTGGAAGAAAACGGGTTTACCGTGGAGCGCAAGCTAAATTTGGGCGGCACGCCCGTGGCTCAGGCAGCGATCGAAAGCGGCGAGATTGACCTCTACCCGGAATACACCGGCACGGCCCTGCTGACGGTGCTCAAACTGCCGGTGAGCAGCGACCAGCAGGCCGTATTTGACACCGTGAAGCAGGCCTACGAGGAGCAATTCAACCTGGTCTGGCTCGAGCCCTCGCCGATGAACAATACCCAGGCCCTGGCAATGACCGAGGAGCGGGCCGACGCTCTCGCTATTCGCACCATTTCTGACTTTGCGGCCCAGGCCAGCAACCTGACGTTAATTGGTCCCCCCGAGTTTGAGGTGCGCGAAGACGGCTTGCCGGGACTACAGGCCGCCTACGGCAACTTTTCCCTGGGCGAGTATAGAGCGGTGGATGCGGGCCTGCGGTACCGAGGACTGGTAGACGGCCAGGCCGATGTGGCGGTGGCCTTTGGCACCGATGGCGAAATTAACGCCTTTAACTTAGTGGTGCTCGAAGACGACCAGGGGCTGTTTCCCCCCTACCAGGTGGCCCCGATTGTGAGCCAGGCGGCGCTGGAGGCCAACCCCGGCATTGCCGATGCCCTCAACCAGCTGTCGCCCCTGCTCAACGACGAGGTGATGCGCCAGCTCAACTACGAGGTGAGCGGGAACCAGCGGGAACCGGCGGATGTCGCCCGTGAGTTTTTGCTTGATGCGGGTCTGATTACAGAATAA
- the pcrA gene encoding DNA helicase PcrA, with amino-acid sequence MTDFLALLNPAQRQAVEHYCGPLLVVAGAGSGKTRALTYRIANLVLTHKTDPYNILAVTFTNKAAKEMKERVGILFAQERAQAHYGKSLSSLSEYDQTKLKSQVYKDITKDLWIGTFHALCARILRFDIEKYQHPSGYRWTKGFSIFDESDAQGVVKTIVTQTLNLDDKRFNPRSVRFAISNAKNQNLTPDELEREQPDLRGRTIADVYRHYQKALAENNALDFDDLILMPVHLFQQNEQVLAYWHKRFRHILVDEYQDTNRTQYDLIRLLATNGEAIGTYKDWNHRSVFVVGDADQSIYSFRSADFTILMNFQDDFGDGLPDDDTRTMVKLEENYRSTSNVLDVANHLIENNTERIDKVLRATRGEGESVYVYRADTEKAEADFVISQIRNLETQHPELNWGDFAVLYRTNVQSRPFEEALTRYGIPYQVVGGLRFYDRREIKDVLAYLRAIANPFDTISLKRVINVPKRGVGKGTLDKLEQAALTLDIPLWEILSDETSVKTLAGRSARGVMEFASIIKKYRQGIDEQKGSEIIQGVIEDSGYLAALKAEGTDEAEERFVNVQELYNAVLQFEEENEDTSLLAFIANASLASDQDNKGKNAVWLITLHASKGLEFPVVFLVGLEQGLFPNHRSLEDPAAIEEERRLCYVGITRAQERLFISHARERRLYGNDRQPASPSLFLAELPTDLISGNSALSLPQKWSTPIREARKKSEAAAQPGSGAHEADWTVGDVVVHKAYGAGEVTHIFGAGNKICLAIHFQGQGRKIIDPKITALQRAE; translated from the coding sequence ATGACTGATTTTCTCGCCCTCCTCAACCCCGCCCAACGTCAGGCCGTCGAGCACTACTGTGGCCCGCTGCTGGTGGTGGCGGGGGCCGGGTCGGGCAAAACCCGCGCCCTCACCTACCGCATTGCCAACCTGGTCCTCACCCACAAAACCGATCCTTACAACATTTTGGCGGTCACCTTCACCAACAAGGCCGCCAAGGAAATGAAAGAGCGGGTTGGGATACTGTTTGCTCAAGAGAGGGCCCAAGCCCACTATGGCAAATCCCTCTCTTCTCTGTCGGAATATGATCAGACTAAACTCAAATCTCAGGTATACAAAGATATTACCAAGGACCTATGGATTGGCACCTTTCACGCCCTATGCGCCCGTATTCTGCGGTTTGACATCGAGAAGTACCAGCACCCATCGGGCTATCGGTGGACGAAGGGCTTTTCGATTTTTGACGAGTCCGATGCCCAGGGGGTGGTCAAAACCATCGTCACCCAAACGTTGAATCTAGACGACAAAAGGTTCAACCCGCGATCGGTACGCTTTGCGATTAGCAACGCCAAAAACCAAAATCTCACCCCAGATGAACTGGAGCGAGAGCAGCCCGACCTCCGAGGCCGCACTATCGCCGACGTCTACCGCCATTATCAGAAGGCACTGGCTGAAAACAATGCCCTGGATTTTGACGATTTGATTTTGATGCCGGTGCACCTGTTTCAGCAGAATGAGCAGGTGCTAGCCTACTGGCACAAGCGCTTTCGCCACATTCTGGTGGACGAATACCAGGACACTAACCGCACTCAGTACGACCTAATTCGTTTGCTGGCCACCAATGGTGAAGCTATTGGCACCTACAAAGACTGGAATCACCGCTCTGTTTTTGTTGTCGGTGATGCAGATCAAAGCATATATTCCTTTCGTAGTGCGGATTTCACCATTCTGATGAACTTTCAGGATGACTTTGGCGATGGGTTACCCGACGATGACACCCGTACCATGGTTAAGCTGGAGGAGAACTATCGCTCGACTTCAAATGTTCTCGATGTTGCCAACCATCTGATCGAAAACAACACTGAGCGCATTGATAAGGTGCTGCGCGCCACCCGAGGCGAGGGTGAGAGCGTCTACGTCTACAGGGCTGATACTGAGAAAGCCGAGGCCGATTTTGTAATCAGCCAGATTCGCAACCTGGAAACCCAGCACCCGGAGCTAAACTGGGGCGACTTTGCAGTTCTATACCGAACCAACGTCCAGTCTCGACCGTTTGAAGAGGCGTTAACCCGCTATGGCATCCCCTACCAGGTAGTGGGGGGCCTCCGGTTCTATGATCGTCGAGAGATCAAAGACGTGTTGGCATACCTGCGGGCTATAGCCAATCCCTTCGATACTATAAGCCTCAAGCGGGTGATCAACGTGCCGAAGCGTGGCGTGGGCAAGGGCACCCTCGATAAGCTTGAGCAGGCTGCCCTTACCTTGGATATTCCCTTGTGGGAAATTCTCAGCGACGAGACCTCAGTAAAGACTCTTGCGGGGCGGTCTGCCAGGGGTGTTATGGAGTTTGCCAGCATTATCAAAAAATACCGCCAAGGCATCGACGAGCAGAAAGGGTCTGAAATTATTCAAGGAGTGATTGAAGACAGTGGCTACCTGGCTGCACTAAAAGCTGAAGGCACTGATGAGGCTGAGGAACGCTTTGTTAACGTGCAGGAGCTTTACAACGCCGTCCTCCAGTTTGAGGAGGAAAACGAAGATACTTCTTTGCTCGCCTTTATCGCTAACGCCTCTCTCGCCTCAGACCAAGACAATAAAGGCAAAAATGCCGTTTGGCTGATTACCCTACATGCTTCTAAGGGGCTAGAGTTCCCAGTAGTATTTCTCGTCGGTTTGGAGCAGGGTCTCTTCCCTAACCACCGATCGCTAGAAGACCCCGCCGCTATTGAAGAAGAGCGTCGCCTCTGCTACGTGGGTATCACCCGCGCTCAAGAGCGCCTGTTTATCTCCCACGCCCGCGAGCGCCGCCTCTATGGTAATGATCGCCAACCCGCCAGCCCCTCGCTGTTTTTGGCCGAGCTGCCCACCGATTTAATCAGCGGCAACAGCGCTCTGAGTTTGCCCCAAAAGTGGAGCACCCCCATTCGCGAGGCCCGCAAAAAGAGTGAGGCCGCCGCCCAACCCGGCAGCGGAGCCCACGAGGCAGACTGGACTGTGGGCGATGTGGTAGTGCATAAGGCCTACGGCGCTGGCGAAGTTACCCACATTTTCGGCGCGGGGAACAAAATCTGTCTGGCCATTCACTTTCAGGGCCAGGGGCGAAAAATTATCGATCCTAAAATAACGGCGCTGCAGCGGGCGGAATAG
- a CDS encoding mannose-1-phosphate guanylyltransferase, producing the protein MAALIPIILAGGKGERFWPVSRLARPKQFLCLDGGDRSLLQATADRLLPLAEGWENMWVITAAHLADRVREQLPQLPEANLLVEPVGRDTAPAVAWGTLEVAQRYGDDALVGFFPADHWIADEDAFCQTLQAAAGLAGTGAIATLGIAPSYPATGYGYIEQGQATGIYGSLSAYTVSRFTEKPDAPTAQTFIDSGRFSWNSGMFIFPAGVMIDELKTHAPDLMQALIARGVEAYPELDKLSIDYAVMEHTDRAQVMPVTFGWDDLGDWNAVERLLKQPGDQNVDLATHVALDTAGSIVYSADPDEVVVTIGLEDVVIVRDGNATLIVRKDRTQDIKAAVKQLGAEDRFQHLL; encoded by the coding sequence ATGGCTGCACTGATTCCGATTATTTTGGCGGGGGGCAAAGGCGAACGGTTTTGGCCGGTCAGCCGCCTGGCTCGGCCCAAGCAGTTTTTGTGCCTGGACGGCGGCGATCGCAGCCTGCTGCAGGCCACCGCCGACCGCCTGCTGCCCCTGGCCGAGGGCTGGGAAAATATGTGGGTAATTACCGCTGCTCACCTGGCCGACCGGGTGCGGGAGCAACTGCCCCAGCTACCCGAGGCCAACCTGCTGGTGGAGCCAGTGGGGCGCGATACCGCTCCAGCGGTGGCCTGGGGCACCCTGGAGGTGGCCCAGCGCTACGGCGACGACGCTCTGGTGGGGTTCTTCCCGGCGGACCACTGGATCGCCGATGAGGATGCTTTTTGCCAGACCCTACAGGCAGCGGCAGGGCTGGCTGGCACCGGGGCGATCGCCACCCTGGGCATTGCCCCCTCCTACCCGGCTACGGGCTACGGCTACATCGAGCAGGGACAGGCCACCGGCATCTACGGCTCCCTCAGCGCCTACACCGTCAGCCGCTTTACCGAAAAACCCGACGCCCCCACCGCCCAAACCTTCATTGACAGCGGCCGCTTCAGCTGGAACAGCGGCATGTTCATCTTCCCGGCTGGGGTCATGATCGACGAACTCAAAACCCACGCCCCCGACCTGATGCAGGCGCTGATCGCCAGAGGGGTAGAGGCCTACCCAGAGCTAGACAAGCTCAGCATTGACTACGCCGTCATGGAGCACACCGATCGCGCCCAGGTGATGCCCGTCACGTTTGGCTGGGATGATCTGGGCGACTGGAACGCCGTCGAGCGCCTGCTGAAGCAGCCCGGCGATCAAAACGTAGACCTGGCCACCCACGTGGCCCTCGACACCGCTGGCAGCATCGTTTACTCAGCCGATCCCGACGAAGTTGTGGTCACCATTGGCCTGGAGGACGTGGTGATTGTGCGCGACGGCAACGCCACTCTGATCGTACGCAAAGACCGCACCCAGGACATCAAAGCCGCCGTCAAGCAACTGGGCGCTGAAGACCGGTTTCAGCACTTGCTGTAG
- a CDS encoding ABC transporter ATP-binding protein — translation MSTIQFDDVSLRFAGGVRPAVNRVTCQVNAGEIVVILGPSGCGKTTLLKMVNRLYEPTGGNIFLDGVNIRKLKATRLRQQIGYVIQQSGLFPHMTVAGNVAVVPRLLGWGKAQIQARIDELLELVKLPPGEFRDRYPAQLSGGQQQRVGIARALAGNPGIMLMDEPFGAIDAITRTALQDEILRLQGQLKKTILFVSHDVEEALRLADRILIMRLGEVVQFDTPFNLLTQPTDEFVYTLLGADDMVRQLGLLRVGAAMMALPPNYSNGHNPTLSHLDSLRDALSLILKTGAPALTVLQEGNPVGLLTLDHIRQSAAAPGENRR, via the coding sequence ATGAGCACCATTCAGTTTGACGATGTTTCGCTGCGGTTTGCTGGGGGAGTGCGCCCGGCGGTCAATCGGGTGACCTGCCAGGTCAACGCCGGGGAAATCGTGGTGATTTTGGGGCCGTCGGGCTGCGGCAAAACCACGCTGCTGAAGATGGTCAACCGCCTCTACGAGCCGACCGGGGGCAATATCTTTCTCGATGGCGTCAACATTCGCAAGCTCAAGGCCACCAGGCTGAGGCAGCAGATTGGCTATGTAATTCAGCAGTCGGGGCTGTTTCCCCACATGACGGTGGCGGGCAATGTGGCGGTGGTGCCCAGGCTGCTGGGCTGGGGTAAAGCCCAGATTCAGGCCCGCATCGATGAGCTGCTGGAGCTGGTAAAGCTGCCGCCGGGGGAATTTCGCGATCGCTACCCCGCCCAGCTCTCCGGTGGGCAGCAGCAGCGGGTGGGCATTGCCCGGGCACTGGCGGGCAACCCCGGCATTATGCTGATGGATGAACCGTTTGGGGCGATCGACGCGATTACCCGCACCGCTCTGCAGGACGAGATCTTGCGCCTCCAAGGACAGCTCAAAAAAACCATTCTATTTGTCTCCCACGATGTAGAAGAGGCGCTGCGCCTGGCCGATCGCATTTTGATCATGCGGCTGGGGGAAGTGGTGCAGTTTGATACCCCCTTCAACCTGCTGACCCAGCCCACCGACGAGTTTGTCTACACCCTGCTGGGGGCCGACGATATGGTGCGCCAGCTGGGGCTGCTGCGGGTGGGCGCAGCAATGATGGCCCTGCCGCCCAACTACAGCAACGGCCACAACCCCACGCTTTCGCACCTGGACAGCCTGCGGGACGCGCTGTCGCTGATTCTCAAAACCGGGGCTCCGGCCCTAACCGTGCTGCAGGAGGGCAACCCGGTGGGCCTGCTCACCCTCGACCACATCCGACAGTCGGCAGCGGCACCAGGGGAGAACCGACGATGA
- a CDS encoding LCP family protein, whose translation MTTPLQNVESKPDTSAPPDPSDSLEQADELNIPTSSEGAAADSAPQPKAARRLLNSLLWSGLFVGTAAVSAVVGAAIALSVPLPGFLGGETNRAASLGDLWQAGFRYQVTRPVNILVMGIDDVPDAQPTTDEVFAGRTDTLLLVRVDADAGTLNVMSIPRDTRVEIPGFGMDKINQANVLGGAELVAQTLNYNLGAIQVDRYVRINTTAFREMVDLVGGIEINVPSRMEYTDRTQGLYIDLHPGWQTLNGDQAEQFARYRQDSGDIGRVQRQQMLLRALRERLTNPTVIPKLPQAIRVLQRYVDTNLTLEEMLAIANFGLEIEAEQLQMVMLPGRFSTPAEFIASYWLPNWEASATVMQNFFNATDVATYADHSQGRYVAELAIAVQNASGQPQQAAAMARYLRENGFSKVYVIDDWPSTVARTEVVAQRGDVDSARVVRSLLGTGRSLSESTGDLASDITIRVGQDWVERTSQSLDATPQ comes from the coding sequence ATGACAACTCCTTTGCAGAACGTCGAGTCTAAACCAGATACTTCCGCCCCTCCGGATCCCTCCGATAGCCTTGAACAGGCCGATGAGCTGAATATTCCTACTTCCTCGGAGGGCGCTGCGGCCGATTCTGCCCCTCAGCCCAAAGCGGCCCGGCGTCTGCTCAACTCGCTGCTGTGGAGCGGTCTGTTTGTCGGTACGGCGGCGGTCTCGGCGGTGGTGGGAGCGGCGATCGCCCTCTCTGTGCCCCTGCCCGGTTTTTTGGGCGGTGAAACCAACCGCGCCGCCAGCCTCGGCGACCTCTGGCAGGCGGGTTTTCGCTACCAGGTAACGCGGCCGGTCAATATTTTGGTCATGGGCATCGATGACGTCCCGGACGCCCAGCCTACAACCGACGAGGTGTTTGCGGGCCGCACCGACACGCTGCTGCTGGTGCGGGTCGATGCCGATGCCGGCACCCTCAATGTGATGTCCATTCCCCGCGATACCCGCGTGGAGATACCGGGCTTTGGCATGGATAAGATCAACCAGGCCAACGTGCTGGGAGGGGCCGAACTGGTCGCCCAGACCCTGAACTATAATCTGGGTGCCATTCAGGTCGATCGCTACGTGCGCATCAACACCACCGCCTTTCGGGAGATGGTCGATCTGGTTGGGGGAATCGAGATCAATGTGCCCAGCCGCATGGAATACACCGATCGCACCCAGGGCCTTTATATCGATCTTCACCCCGGCTGGCAGACGCTGAATGGCGACCAGGCCGAGCAGTTTGCCCGCTACCGCCAGGACAGCGGCGATATTGGCCGGGTGCAGCGTCAGCAAATGCTGCTCAGGGCGCTGCGCGAGCGGTTGACCAACCCCACCGTGATTCCCAAACTGCCCCAGGCCATTCGCGTGCTACAGCGCTACGTTGACACCAACCTGACCCTGGAAGAAATGCTGGCAATTGCCAACTTTGGGCTCGAAATTGAGGCTGAACAGCTCCAGATGGTGATGCTGCCCGGTCGCTTCAGCACCCCGGCCGAATTTATCGCCAGCTACTGGCTGCCCAACTGGGAGGCATCGGCCACGGTGATGCAGAATTTCTTCAACGCGACCGACGTGGCAACCTATGCTGACCACTCCCAGGGGCGCTACGTGGCCGAACTGGCGATCGCAGTTCAAAATGCCTCGGGCCAGCCCCAGCAGGCGGCCGCCATGGCGCGCTACCTGCGCGAGAACGGGTTTAGCAAGGTTTACGTGATTGACGACTGGCCCAGCACCGTAGCCCGCACCGAAGTGGTGGCCCAGCGCGGCGATGTCGATAGCGCCCGAGTGGTGCGATCGCTGCTGGGTACCGGGCGATCGCTGTCAGAGTCAACCGGCGACCTCGCTTCTGATATCACCATTCGGGTAGGCCAGGACTGGGTTGAGCGCACCAGCCAATCCCTCGATGCCACCCCTCAGTAA